The following coding sequences lie in one Brassica napus cultivar Da-Ae unplaced genomic scaffold, Da-Ae ScsIHWf_1160;HRSCAF=1649, whole genome shotgun sequence genomic window:
- the LOC106374774 gene encoding uncharacterized protein LOC106374774, with translation MANFIVTSEMEYRVVRFNVAAGTLSNLVVRMVDCERTISRWLNGNEVITYYHRHDTPRHPLGPYEQINHTTEGWRVDTQEELRQRIATDLFNDYDQGWNYNWEPLAAFLSAHVHGAGGGGANFNLEVETVVVDQAVADQNQPYWQPYFAQDDYVDLANRQRVPNACPICYESIANPGARIGLECGHVYCKACIYQWIWRRTDCPTCRGGVLW, from the coding sequence ATGGCCAACTTTATTGTGACCAGCGAAATGGAATACCGTGTTGTAAGATTCAACGTAGCTGCTGGTACTTTGAGCAACCTTGTCGTAAGGATGGTCGACTGCGAACGCACAATAAGTCGTTGGCTCAATGGGAACGAAGTCATAACATACTATCACCGTCATGATACTCCCCGCCATCCCCTTGGACCTTACGAGCAAATCAATCATACGACGGAAGGATGGCGTGTAGACACGCAAGAGGAGCTTCGTCAACGTATTGCTACCGATCTTTTCAATGATTACGATCAGGGTTGGAACTACAATTGGGAACCCCTTGCTGCATTCTTGTCTGCACATGTACATGGCGCAGGTGGTGGAGGAGCAAATTTCAACCTCGAAGTTGAAACAGTGGTGGTTGATCAAGCAGTGGCGGACCAAAACCAGCCTTACTGGCAACCTTACTTTGCACAAGACGATTACGTCGACTTAGCTAATAGGCAGCGTGTTCCCAATGCATGTCCTATATGCTATGAGAGTATAGCCAACCCCGGAGCGCGGATAGGGTTAGAATGCGGTCACGTGTATTGCAAGGCATGCATCTACCAATGGATTTGGAGAAGAACTGATTGCCCGACGTGCAGAGGTGGAGTACTATGGTGA